A stretch of Brassica rapa cultivar Chiifu-401-42 chromosome A08, CAAS_Brap_v3.01, whole genome shotgun sequence DNA encodes these proteins:
- the LOC103834637 gene encoding octanoyltransferase LIP2p, chloroplastic has protein sequence MSVMESLHRVETLISGLHHHPRTNNTNRNRVPRSVKIFNAANHVNPRKCQCFDLYNQLVPYDKAWTWQKSLVEEKQILLDRNQDCPDTLILLQHSPVYTMGTGSSEEYLNFDVKDAPFDVYRTERGGEVTYHGPGQLVMYPIINLRNHEMDLHWYLRTLEEVVIRVLSSAFFIKASRLDGLTGVWVGSQKVAAIGIRVSKWITYHGLALNVTTDLAPFNSIVPCGIRDRQVGSIKGLLGDGEEQGMVGDLRLMDVAHESLLKEFSEVFQLQIEKQTVSDLNILKAESFKCL, from the exons ATGAGTGTTATGGAATCGTTGCATCGAGTAGAAACACTAATCTCTGGTCTCCATCACCACCCTCGTACTAACAACACCAACAGAAACAGAGTACCCAGATCTGTCAAGATCTTCAACGCAGCTAATCATGTAAACCCAAGAAA GTGTCAGTGTTTCGATCTCTACAACCAATTGGTTCCATACGATAAAGCTTGGACATGGCAGAAAAGCCTTGTCGAGGAGAAACAAATATTGCTTGATAGAAACCAAGACTGTCCAGACACTCTGATTCTATTACAGCACTCTCCTGTCTACACAATGGGAACTGGCAGCTCAGAGGAGTATCTCAACTTCGACGTAAAGGACGCTCCTTTCGATGTGTATCGAACTGAGCGTGGTGGTGAAGTCACTTACCATGGCCCTGGTCAG CTAGTTATGTATCCTATAATCAACCTTAGGAACCACGAGATGGATCTTCATTGGTACCTCAGGACGCTTGAAGAGGTTGTCATCCGTGTTCTTTCCTCAGCTTTCTTCATCAAAGCTTCACGTCTTGATGGTTTAACTGGTGTTTGGGTTG GCAGCCAAAAGGTGGCGGCCATAGGGATTCGTGTGTCGAAATGGATAACGTATCATGGTCTGGCTCTTAATGTCACAACGGATTTAGCACCGTTTAACTCGATAGTTCCATGTGGGATTAGAGACAGGCAAGTTGGGAGCATAAAGGGTTTGCTTGGAGATGGAGAAGAACAAGGAATGGTTGGGGATTTGAGGTTAATGGATGTAGCTCATGAGTCTTTACTGAAGGAGTTCTCTGAAGTTTTCCAGCTTCAAATCGAGAAGCAAACAGTTTCAGATCTTAATATTCTGAAAGCTGAGTCTTTCAAATGTTTGTAG